Proteins from a genomic interval of Psychrobacter urativorans:
- a CDS encoding MATE family efflux transporter — MSKTATSTHKRRDLTKGSIPKTMLLFALPTLGSSALQSLNGSINAVWVGRFLGEEALAATANGNILMFILISFVFGFGMASTILIGQAMGQRNDSMVKQTMGTALGSIIPISIVVAALGWIFAPTLLDLLGTPASAADLALTYLRMIFIAMPTTLTFTLIMMALRGTGDSTTPLWFIIISVAIDLVLTPTLILGLGPFPEWGIFGAAFATAIANTLALIGMVITMYLRGSVLALRLPELRFLRVNREILRSMFSKGLPMGLQMVVISSAALTMLSLINREGVQTTAAYSATQQLWTYVQMPAMALSAAASAMVAQNIGANQWHRIAGITRWGLIFNLVLTGFIIVLLTVFDETILEFFLGSDSAAVPIGRHIQLMATWGFIFFGVAQVLFGTMRANGYVIWPLIVMIISMYPVRLGFAFGLYPLLGEDALWLSFPAGMVATAVMGIGLYWYGGWRQGKNMPAEEAAQRSEEFRAQTGTSASFRDIVPTTVWKRLPLRRITRLHRRLRRRLHIRPMLKKNK; from the coding sequence TTGAGCAAAACAGCTACCTCCACCCATAAACGGCGTGACCTTACCAAAGGGTCGATTCCTAAAACAATGCTGCTATTTGCATTACCAACCCTTGGGTCATCAGCATTACAGTCATTAAATGGCTCGATTAATGCTGTCTGGGTAGGTCGATTTTTGGGTGAGGAAGCGTTAGCAGCCACAGCGAATGGCAACATTCTCATGTTCATCCTGATCTCCTTTGTGTTTGGTTTTGGTATGGCGTCTACTATTTTGATTGGTCAGGCAATGGGACAACGCAACGATAGCATGGTCAAGCAAACCATGGGAACGGCGTTGGGTAGCATTATCCCGATAAGTATCGTGGTGGCGGCTTTAGGGTGGATATTTGCACCAACGTTACTTGATTTACTTGGTACGCCGGCAAGCGCCGCAGACCTTGCGCTGACTTATCTGCGCATGATTTTTATTGCGATGCCCACTACATTAACGTTTACATTAATTATGATGGCGCTGCGCGGTACGGGCGACTCCACAACGCCACTTTGGTTCATCATTATATCGGTCGCTATTGACCTCGTTTTGACACCGACGCTGATTTTGGGTCTCGGACCCTTTCCTGAATGGGGTATATTTGGTGCGGCTTTTGCAACGGCCATCGCAAACACGTTAGCGCTTATTGGTATGGTCATCACCATGTATCTGCGTGGCTCGGTGCTGGCACTTAGACTGCCGGAGCTGCGCTTTTTGCGTGTAAACCGAGAAATCCTGAGGTCGATGTTTTCAAAAGGGTTGCCGATGGGTCTACAGATGGTCGTCATCTCTTCGGCGGCGTTGACAATGCTGTCGCTGATTAACCGCGAAGGGGTACAGACAACAGCGGCTTATAGTGCCACCCAGCAGCTTTGGACATACGTACAGATGCCTGCAATGGCGCTAAGTGCCGCGGCTAGTGCGATGGTGGCACAGAACATTGGCGCCAATCAATGGCACAGGATTGCAGGAATCACACGTTGGGGGCTTATTTTTAATCTGGTATTAACCGGCTTTATTATCGTGCTGCTGACCGTTTTTGATGAAACTATTTTAGAGTTTTTCCTCGGTAGTGACAGTGCAGCGGTGCCAATTGGGCGTCATATTCAGTTAATGGCGACATGGGGCTTTATCTTTTTTGGGGTAGCGCAGGTGCTGTTTGGCACCATGCGCGCAAATGGCTATGTGATTTGGCCGCTAATTGTCATGATAATTTCAATGTACCCAGTGCGTCTTGGCTTTGCTTTTGGGCTTTATCCCCTACTTGGAGAAGATGCGCTTTGGCTGTCGTTTCCAGCAGGCATGGTGGCAACCGCCGTGATGGGAATAGGATTATATTGGTATGGCGGCTGGCGTCAGGGTAAAAACATGCCCGCAGAAGAGGCTGCACAAAGGTCTGAAGAGTTTCGCGCGCAGACAGGCACCAGTGCGTCGTTTCGTGATATTGTTCCGACAACGGTATGGAAACGATTACCTTTGCGCCGTATCACAAGGTTGCATCGACGACTTCGTAGACGACTACATATACGCCCTATGCTAAAAAAGAATAAATGA
- a CDS encoding DUF2798 domain-containing protein, which produces MTDTRTFKIRTRQRYYRLIFTGLMAMMMSLIISAALIIVKTGIHDGFFMTLIHSWGLAFVFAWPSAYVCAYFVQEHVLSRIEFY; this is translated from the coding sequence ATGACTGACACCCGAACCTTTAAAATTCGTACCCGCCAACGTTATTATCGCCTGATATTCACCGGACTTATGGCGATGATGATGTCACTCATTATTTCGGCGGCATTGATTATCGTCAAAACGGGGATTCATGATGGGTTTTTTATGACGCTGATACACTCATGGGGATTGGCGTTTGTGTTTGCATGGCCAAGCGCGTATGTGTGCGCCTATTTTGTGCAGGAGCATGTGTTGAGCCGCATTGAGTTTTATTAA
- a CDS encoding alpha/beta fold hydrolase — translation MILVRTGLTALLTLSIIGCTTPNTFTVATTQKLVQHERFKSSLETKAFTLASGDNMTYLEGGNLAGKPLLLIHGFGGNKDNFTRIAEKLGNYHLIIPDLLGFGNSSKPMAADYCADAQAQRLHELMQAKGLASNIHIGGNSMGGAISVAYAAMYPDSVKSLWLLDSAGFWSAGLYDRYQHATADNNPLVVANTQEYFKLYKLVMNKPPFIPKTVQAVFAQENIANRNLQTKIIEQIVEDNVETRAKVVAQYNIPTLIVWGQKDQVIKLETVNLMAELMPKAQIITMPKIGHVPMIEAVKETAKDYKKFRAGIKSE, via the coding sequence ATGATACTAGTGCGTACCGGACTCACGGCTTTGTTAACCCTGTCTATCATCGGCTGCACCACGCCCAATACTTTTACCGTTGCCACCACCCAAAAACTGGTACAGCATGAACGCTTTAAATCAAGCCTTGAGACCAAAGCGTTTACGCTAGCGTCCGGCGATAATATGACTTATCTAGAAGGCGGTAACTTAGCAGGTAAGCCTTTATTATTAATACATGGTTTTGGCGGTAATAAAGACAATTTCACCCGTATTGCAGAAAAATTAGGCAATTATCATCTCATTATCCCAGACCTCTTGGGCTTTGGTAATTCAAGTAAACCTATGGCGGCAGACTATTGCGCTGATGCGCAGGCGCAGCGATTGCATGAGCTGATGCAAGCCAAAGGCTTAGCATCTAACATTCATATCGGCGGTAATTCGATGGGCGGCGCGATCAGTGTCGCTTATGCCGCCATGTATCCTGACAGCGTTAAAAGCTTGTGGTTATTGGACAGCGCAGGTTTTTGGTCGGCAGGGCTGTATGATAGATATCAACATGCCACCGCCGATAACAATCCTCTCGTTGTCGCCAATACTCAAGAGTATTTTAAACTGTATAAATTGGTGATGAATAAGCCGCCCTTTATACCTAAAACCGTGCAAGCGGTCTTTGCGCAAGAAAATATCGCCAATCGCAATTTGCAAACCAAAATCATCGAACAAATCGTGGAAGATAATGTGGAGACACGCGCCAAAGTCGTCGCCCAATATAATATTCCCACCTTAATTGTTTGGGGACAAAAAGACCAAGTAATCAAGCTTGAAACCGTGAACTTGATGGCTGAATTGATGCCAAAGGCGCAAATCATTACGATGCCGAAAATTGGTCATGTACCGATGATAGAGGCAGTGAAAGAGACGGCGAAGGATTATAAAAAGTTTCGGGCGGGGATTAAGAGTGAGTAA
- a CDS encoding pseudouridine synthase — translation MRLDKFISKATELSRKEAKKILHAGEVTVNDSVTKDVGLHVDIENDEIVWAGEPLSVATGNRYILLHKPEGFECTLKVKEHPIVTELIAVPELGSLRIAGRLDVDTTGALLISDDGKWLHRVTSPKHEHAKIYELTLAEPMDEAQQANAVEEVAQGILLEGEHEETKPAVLEFIDATHARLTLEQGKYHQVKRMMGYFGNRVTELHRASIGHITLEGLDKGDSRFLTPEEVAKF, via the coding sequence ATGCGTTTAGATAAATTTATTAGTAAGGCCACCGAGCTGTCGCGTAAAGAAGCCAAAAAAATCCTGCACGCGGGCGAAGTCACAGTTAATGATAGCGTGACCAAAGACGTTGGCTTACACGTCGACATCGAAAATGATGAAATCGTTTGGGCAGGCGAGCCGTTATCGGTAGCGACGGGCAATCGTTATATTTTATTGCATAAGCCGGAAGGCTTTGAATGTACCTTGAAAGTAAAAGAACATCCTATCGTCACTGAATTGATTGCCGTGCCTGAATTGGGTAGCTTACGTATTGCAGGACGTTTGGACGTCGATACAACAGGTGCGCTGCTGATTAGTGATGATGGAAAATGGTTACACCGCGTCACCAGTCCTAAGCACGAACACGCCAAAATCTATGAGCTGACGTTGGCTGAGCCGATGGATGAAGCGCAGCAAGCCAATGCGGTCGAAGAAGTGGCGCAAGGTATCTTATTAGAAGGCGAACATGAAGAAACCAAGCCTGCGGTTCTCGAATTTATCGACGCGACGCATGCGCGCTTGACCTTAGAGCAAGGCAAATACCATCAAGTCAAACGTATGATGGGTTACTTCGGTAATCGTGTTACCGAGCTGCATCGCGCCAGTATTGGGCATATTACTTTAGAAGGGTTAGATAAAGGCGACAGTCGCTTTTTAACCCCAGAAGAAGTGGCAAAATTTTAG
- a CDS encoding acyl-CoA thioesterase has translation MYPFIRYATTIAHAALQVKKGNTLPLSKVGEITLRWRLTDIDNFLEMNNGRVLTLYYLGRTDFAVRTGLGKQLLKQRWGLVVAGSTIQYRKRIRAFDKVTMKTQIVAIDKRWIYVEQSMWVKGKPCSSALLRTGVTEGGKVIETARVLAALGKADWKLPPTGYVAEWIESDQDRPWPPMD, from the coding sequence ATGTATCCGTTTATTCGCTATGCCACCACTATTGCACACGCCGCTCTACAAGTAAAAAAAGGCAATACGCTACCGCTCTCTAAGGTTGGCGAGATAACACTGCGCTGGCGTTTAACGGATATTGATAATTTTTTAGAGATGAATAATGGACGCGTGCTGACGCTGTATTACTTGGGACGGACGGATTTTGCCGTGCGTACGGGACTTGGAAAACAGCTTTTAAAACAGCGTTGGGGCTTGGTGGTGGCAGGCAGCACGATTCAATATCGTAAGCGTATTCGCGCCTTTGATAAAGTTACCATGAAAACTCAAATCGTGGCCATTGATAAGCGTTGGATATACGTGGAACAATCGATGTGGGTCAAAGGCAAACCGTGCTCATCAGCGCTACTACGAACGGGTGTGACTGAAGGCGGAAAAGTGATTGAGACGGCACGGGTACTTGCGGCATTGGGTAAAGCGGATTGGAAGTTGCCACCGACTGGCTATGTGGCTGAATGGATTGAGAGCGATCAAGATCGTCCTTGGCCACCGATGGATTGA
- a CDS encoding YheT family hydrolase, which yields MSTFTYTEFKPPFWLANAHLQTILPKFIAPDVPIYRRELVKDSLDESEVAYDFYDTNDIVLSDDKYHKPLVVLFHGMEGSSHSHYARTLAYAAHRQGWHFVVAHFRSCGGVPIKGSVFYDAGDTKELEHSLQYLARKYSTIYGVGVSLGGNALAKYMSDYNEKAICVAAVVASAPVDLLSSSIAMERFVGRRIYTPYLLHPIIQKAIDNNLTEEEIKAVKATNLISEFDNIFTAPRHGYRSKNDYYNKASALPHLIHIAKPTLVISAKDDPFLGAVATNGDVSNSVTLLNTQHGGHIGFLDYQDRKFNLDWLPETAISFFKDVASRM from the coding sequence ATGAGTACTTTTACCTATACCGAATTTAAACCGCCCTTTTGGCTCGCGAATGCGCATTTGCAAACCATATTGCCAAAATTTATCGCCCCTGATGTGCCTATCTATCGGCGCGAACTGGTCAAAGACTCGCTCGATGAAAGCGAGGTTGCTTACGACTTTTATGATACCAACGATATCGTCTTATCGGATGATAAATATCATAAGCCGCTCGTGGTACTTTTTCATGGAATGGAAGGCAGTAGCCACAGCCATTACGCCCGTACCTTAGCGTATGCCGCACACCGTCAAGGCTGGCATTTTGTAGTCGCCCATTTTCGCAGTTGTGGCGGCGTCCCGATTAAAGGCTCAGTATTTTATGACGCAGGTGATACCAAAGAGCTTGAGCACTCATTGCAATATTTAGCGCGCAAATACAGCACCATATATGGCGTTGGCGTCTCTCTAGGTGGTAATGCGCTCGCGAAATATATGAGTGACTATAACGAAAAAGCCATTTGCGTCGCGGCGGTCGTGGCATCAGCGCCAGTCGATTTACTGTCTTCATCAATAGCGATGGAGCGTTTTGTCGGTAGGCGTATTTACACCCCCTATCTGCTGCACCCGATTATCCAAAAAGCCATTGATAACAACCTTACTGAAGAGGAAATTAAAGCCGTTAAAGCGACCAATCTTATCAGTGAATTTGATAATATTTTTACCGCACCGCGCCACGGCTATCGCTCCAAAAATGACTATTATAATAAAGCCTCTGCCCTACCGCATCTGATTCATATTGCCAAGCCGACCTTAGTAATCAGTGCCAAAGATGATCCATTCTTAGGCGCGGTTGCCACCAACGGTGACGTGTCTAACAGCGTCACATTGCTAAATACTCAGCATGGTGGGCATATTGGCTTTTTAGATTATCAAGATCGGAAGTTTAATTTGGACTGGTTACCTGAAACCGCGATAAGCTTCTTTAAAGATGTAGCGTCACGTATGTGA
- a CDS encoding DsrE family protein produces MLTTTDYVGTLFDNETNPNKITLAFTMAVTALKRGHSSTLILMVDAVHLALPNALDGIDIGAPFEPAAKLLQAFMEQGGQVLVCKACMIHNNVAESTIDPRFGVISADDVVNLLMSAKGSLQLN; encoded by the coding sequence ATGCTAACAACTACAGATTATGTCGGTACTTTATTTGATAACGAAACCAACCCAAACAAAATAACTTTAGCATTTACGATGGCAGTCACAGCACTCAAAAGAGGTCATTCCTCGACGCTCATCTTGATGGTAGATGCCGTACATTTAGCGTTACCTAACGCGCTAGATGGCATTGATATAGGTGCGCCTTTTGAACCTGCTGCTAAACTACTACAAGCCTTTATGGAGCAAGGTGGTCAAGTATTGGTGTGTAAAGCATGCATGATTCACAATAATGTTGCTGAATCAACAATTGACCCTCGCTTCGGTGTCATTAGTGCCGATGATGTGGTTAACTTACTGATGAGTGCAAAAGGCTCGTTACAGTTGAACTAA
- a CDS encoding DUF2157 domain-containing protein: MSTPRRTIEHLIEQSILPIAQANAAATHLEVFPTKRSWLAFFDKSSLIIGMVALVLSLVFFIAYNWLHMGKIGKFALVESALVITIALYIILSFKQKFQPVQQWLLFITSIITGVLLALFGQVYQTGADTWQLFFNWALFIIPWVLIARLPVLWLLWLGLVNASLILYLDVADFLFIDANYQSMLQVGALALINFVALNAWLLSIKNTAELQTDSAHSEFANITNSKTANSENFYSKIVHSKIRLPTASGLHWSVYIVGLLSSYFITHLAIINVFDNLIFGNSTFNNTDIFITLSTILIWLGWCGFMLWRFYKRHIDLLMLTYVCGSVIAVVMFWAGKLLLKDWEAGGMLILALLLIAMSSIAVVWLRRIAHVDNINSEAELTARTRDNDEKSNPNSNPNQILAQLQQLGLISPSSTIQTVDSMNEPDNHDSTPWFIHLFFGFSGILASIFLVGFLTLILYQADIFDRPNLQWIVGIVLSMIAFALFKHRKSRNNTFWNSLAFALSGAGQLYFAFSIFGSEMDTPLDVWLFLLLQIIMTMLIPNFIYRLLSSMAALGSVVYLLSFYQLPELSLGLLALVTIVVNLQGYALLNIVPAKLRFTAFSISKALNYSSAIMLLCVSVYFIAAEYGNSFISSEATFRYHYILAQGLLILASLYGGYLILKRYPVHLAAKSSVLIGGIIIIMGIISVYVSGLLATSLIIIIAFANSQRVLLGLGVLALVSYIFWYYYQLDTSLLVKSGSMLIIGLTVLMMRWILMRQTNHKAAIL; this comes from the coding sequence ATGAGCACACCACGGCGTACTATAGAGCATTTAATTGAGCAAAGCATTCTTCCTATTGCGCAGGCAAATGCAGCAGCGACTCACCTAGAAGTCTTCCCAACCAAGCGCTCGTGGTTAGCGTTCTTTGATAAGTCATCGCTTATTATTGGCATGGTGGCACTGGTACTATCTCTTGTTTTCTTTATTGCCTATAACTGGCTACATATGGGCAAAATAGGTAAATTTGCGTTGGTGGAAAGCGCCCTCGTCATCACTATAGCCCTCTATATTATCCTATCTTTTAAGCAGAAATTTCAGCCAGTGCAGCAGTGGTTACTCTTTATTACGAGTATTATCACAGGTGTTTTGTTGGCATTATTTGGGCAGGTTTATCAAACTGGTGCGGATACGTGGCAGCTATTTTTTAACTGGGCATTATTTATTATTCCGTGGGTACTGATTGCACGGCTGCCAGTGCTGTGGCTATTGTGGCTGGGTTTAGTGAATGCCAGCTTGATACTTTATCTTGATGTTGCAGATTTTTTGTTTATCGATGCCAATTATCAAAGTATGTTGCAAGTAGGCGCATTGGCGCTCATCAATTTTGTGGCGCTAAATGCATGGCTGCTTAGTATTAAAAATACAGCCGAACTTCAAACGGATTCTGCTCATTCAGAGTTTGCTAACATTACCAATTCTAAAACTGCTAATTCCGAAAACTTCTATTCTAAAATCGTCCATTCTAAAATAAGACTGCCGACCGCATCTGGCTTGCACTGGAGTGTCTATATCGTCGGTCTGCTCAGTAGTTATTTCATTACTCATCTTGCCATTATTAACGTCTTTGATAACCTCATTTTTGGCAACTCGACCTTTAACAATACCGATATATTCATAACATTGAGCACGATATTAATATGGCTGGGCTGGTGTGGCTTTATGCTTTGGCGCTTTTATAAACGCCATATTGATTTACTCATGCTGACGTATGTATGCGGTTCTGTGATTGCAGTAGTGATGTTTTGGGCAGGCAAATTGTTGTTAAAGGATTGGGAAGCGGGCGGCATGTTAATTCTCGCACTATTACTCATTGCCATGAGCTCTATAGCGGTGGTTTGGTTACGTCGCATTGCTCACGTAGATAACATAAACAGTGAGGCTGAACTGACAGCCCGAACGCGAGATAATGATGAAAAAAGCAATCCAAATTCAAACCCAAATCAAATACTTGCGCAATTGCAGCAGCTTGGGCTGATATCGCCTAGCTCTACTATACAGACTGTAGACAGTATGAATGAACCAGACAATCATGACAGTACGCCTTGGTTTATTCATTTATTTTTTGGTTTTAGTGGCATCTTAGCAAGTATATTTTTGGTTGGATTTTTAACCCTTATCCTTTATCAAGCAGATATCTTTGACCGTCCCAACCTGCAATGGATAGTCGGCATAGTGCTTAGCATGATAGCGTTTGCTTTATTTAAACATAGAAAATCGCGTAACAATACTTTTTGGAATAGCTTGGCTTTTGCATTGAGTGGCGCAGGACAGCTGTATTTTGCATTTTCGATATTCGGTAGTGAGATGGATACGCCGTTAGATGTTTGGTTATTTTTGCTGTTGCAAATCATTATGACGATGCTCATACCCAATTTTATTTATCGGCTGCTCAGTAGTATGGCAGCATTAGGCAGTGTGGTTTATTTACTGAGCTTTTATCAGCTGCCTGAGCTGAGTTTGGGGCTATTGGCATTGGTCACTATTGTGGTAAATCTACAGGGGTATGCCTTATTAAATATCGTGCCTGCTAAGCTACGGTTCACTGCTTTTAGTATCAGTAAAGCGCTCAATTATTCTAGTGCCATCATGCTGTTGTGCGTTTCTGTTTATTTTATCGCTGCTGAATACGGTAATAGCTTTATCAGTAGTGAGGCAACCTTTCGCTATCATTATATCCTCGCGCAAGGGCTGCTGATACTTGCCAGTCTATATGGCGGTTATCTTATTCTTAAGCGCTACCCTGTGCATTTAGCAGCAAAATCTAGCGTACTGATTGGCGGTATCATTATTATCATGGGCATTATATCGGTGTACGTTTCGGGATTATTAGCCACCAGCTTGATTATCATTATTGCCTTTGCCAATAGTCAGCGCGTGCTATTAGGGCTTGGTGTATTGGCGTTAGTCAGTTATATCTTTTGGTATTACTATCAGCTCGATACCAGTTTACTGGTCAAATCAGGCTCGATGCTCATTATTGGGCTGACTGTTTTGATGATGCGCTGGATACTGATGCGCCAAACGAACCATAAGGCGGCTATCTTATGA
- a CDS encoding aspartate/glutamate racemase family protein → MPAQQHTSKNKTLGIIGGMSWESTQSYYRLINQGIKEKLGGLHSAELLIHSIDLAPIATLQAQGAWDELGNIMVSSGQRLQAGGADGILIATNTMHKVADAVQTATDLPLIHIAEVTAQAINKQGLKKVALLGTQFTMTEDFYKQRLIDTGLQVLIPDTESRQEVHRIIYEELCQGQLLDSSRQYYRQVIQDLAAQGSEGIILGCTEIGLLISQADSPVPVFDTTAIHAAAAVDFLLGNAVLL, encoded by the coding sequence ATGCCAGCACAGCAACACACATCAAAAAACAAGACGTTAGGCATTATTGGCGGCATGAGTTGGGAGAGTACCCAAAGCTATTATCGGCTGATTAATCAAGGTATCAAGGAAAAATTAGGCGGATTACATTCAGCGGAGTTATTGATTCATAGTATTGATTTGGCACCGATTGCTACTTTGCAAGCTCAAGGAGCGTGGGATGAATTGGGTAACATCATGGTCAGTAGCGGACAACGCTTACAAGCGGGCGGTGCAGACGGGATTTTAATCGCCACCAATACCATGCATAAAGTGGCAGACGCTGTACAGACAGCGACCGATTTACCCCTTATCCATATTGCAGAAGTAACGGCACAAGCCATTAATAAGCAAGGTCTAAAAAAAGTTGCCTTACTCGGTACGCAGTTCACCATGACTGAGGATTTTTATAAGCAGCGCCTAATTGATACTGGCTTGCAAGTGCTGATACCGGATACGGAGTCGCGGCAAGAAGTGCATCGTATTATCTATGAAGAATTATGCCAAGGACAACTGCTTGATAGCTCACGCCAATATTATCGACAAGTTATTCAAGATTTAGCGGCACAAGGAAGCGAAGGTATTATTCTAGGTTGCACTGAAATTGGCTTACTCATTAGCCAAGCGGACAGTCCTGTTCCCGTATTCGATACCACCGCTATTCATGCAGCAGCAGCGGTGGATTTTTTATTAGGTAATGCAGTTTTACTCTAA
- a CDS encoding GDYXXLXY domain-containing protein: MTHSAHTLPWWQQRAVTITMALLGLLVVLVAMNINIAKYETHLATGDTVLLELAPVDPRGFMQGDYMALSYALEREVFAALEQNPNSYPTNEGYLIVKIDNNKVGHFVRLADNNNRDNLNNLATNEMPIHYRIRNGSVLLATNAFFFQEGHAKAFEAAKYGLFRVNKQGEPLLTDMVNDKFEVIHPEPLSAAQNVNPSN; this comes from the coding sequence ATGACGCACTCTGCTCACACTCTGCCGTGGTGGCAACAACGCGCCGTGACCATCACGATGGCGCTATTAGGATTGCTCGTGGTGTTAGTCGCCATGAATATCAATATCGCAAAATATGAAACCCATCTTGCCACTGGCGACACGGTTCTATTGGAGCTTGCGCCTGTCGATCCGCGTGGCTTTATGCAGGGCGATTATATGGCGCTCAGTTATGCGCTAGAGCGTGAGGTATTTGCGGCATTAGAGCAAAATCCTAATAGCTATCCTACCAATGAAGGCTATCTGATTGTAAAAATTGATAACAACAAGGTCGGACATTTCGTGCGCTTAGCCGACAATAATAACCGCGATAACCTTAATAATTTAGCCACAAATGAGATGCCGATACATTACCGTATTCGTAATGGTAGCGTGTTACTGGCAACCAATGCCTTTTTCTTTCAAGAAGGTCATGCGAAAGCTTTTGAAGCGGCAAAATATGGTTTATTCCGCGTCAATAAACAAGGCGAGCCGTTATTAACGGATATGGTGAATGATAAGTTTGAAGTGATTCATCCAGAGCCATTGAGTGCAGCGCAAAATGTTAATCCATCAAATTAA
- a CDS encoding YigZ family protein has translation MSYQTLQRAVHTRLEIKKSEFIAYAYPVTSREQAMFHVEQLRGQYADARHWCWAYIIGDPHNTTSAGFDDDGEPNGTAGRPILNVLQHKSIGNIIIIVVRYFGGIKLGAGGLTRAYAGSAQAAVDEMILCPYVPMTQLHIQAEFATEAQCRYVVDSLHGTIDEVAYSKQVLLTITIAERDVDQLKAELAMAGKVLSTEE, from the coding sequence ATGAGCTATCAAACGCTACAACGCGCGGTGCATACCCGTCTTGAGATTAAGAAATCTGAGTTCATCGCTTATGCTTATCCCGTAACCTCGCGTGAACAAGCCATGTTTCACGTGGAACAATTACGCGGGCAATATGCCGATGCCCGTCACTGGTGCTGGGCGTATATTATCGGTGACCCTCATAATACGACCAGTGCAGGCTTTGACGATGATGGCGAACCAAATGGTACAGCAGGTCGTCCGATATTAAATGTGCTGCAACATAAGTCAATTGGCAATATTATTATCATTGTGGTGCGCTATTTTGGTGGTATTAAATTGGGGGCTGGTGGTCTGACGCGGGCGTATGCGGGTTCTGCGCAAGCGGCTGTTGATGAGATGATATTATGCCCTTATGTACCAATGACCCAACTCCACATTCAAGCAGAGTTCGCGACCGAAGCCCAATGTCGCTATGTAGTTGATAGTTTACATGGCACGATTGACGAGGTGGCTTATAGCAAGCAAGTGTTATTGACCATTACTATCGCTGAGCGGGATGTTGACCAGTTAAAAGCTGAATTGGCAATGGCAGGTAAAGTCTTGTCGACTGAAGAATAA
- a CDS encoding zinc-binding dehydrogenase, translated as MRSATYDHFGKPTDVLSLGDRPIPEPKANEVRVKTILASIHNHDLLTIRGKYGFKPKMPAIGGSEAVGIIDAVGSEVKGLKIGQRVATASVQATWAEYFVAPEHMVFPVPDNLDDEMAAQLIAMPLSALMLLEFLETQSGQWVIHNAANGAVGKSLAMLAAARGVKTINLVRSSDAITELEALGIKNNIVTSDEDWKDQVKSLIGDEQISAAIDSVGGEDSGNLLSLLGHGGVFAVFGAMSGKPMVLNPTDMIFKQAILKGFWGSKLSQEMSVENKQRLVDELIDRAVSGQLKLPTEATFDLADILKAVDGKMQAEKKGKVLLKP; from the coding sequence ATGCGCAGCGCAACTTATGACCATTTTGGTAAACCTACTGACGTTCTCAGCCTCGGCGACCGCCCTATCCCAGAACCTAAAGCCAATGAAGTTCGCGTCAAAACGATTTTAGCCTCGATTCATAATCACGACTTGCTGACCATTCGCGGTAAGTATGGTTTTAAACCTAAAATGCCCGCCATTGGTGGTTCTGAGGCGGTTGGTATCATTGATGCGGTCGGTAGTGAGGTTAAAGGTTTAAAAATTGGTCAACGTGTCGCGACAGCTAGTGTGCAGGCAACGTGGGCAGAATATTTCGTTGCGCCTGAGCATATGGTGTTCCCCGTACCCGATAATTTAGACGATGAAATGGCGGCACAATTGATTGCCATGCCACTCAGCGCGTTAATGTTGCTTGAGTTCCTCGAGACGCAAAGTGGTCAATGGGTCATACATAACGCGGCAAATGGTGCGGTTGGTAAATCCCTTGCGATGCTAGCAGCGGCGCGTGGCGTAAAAACGATTAATCTGGTACGCAGCAGCGACGCCATAACAGAATTAGAAGCACTCGGTATCAAAAATAATATTGTGACTTCAGACGAGGATTGGAAAGACCAAGTAAAATCACTCATTGGCGACGAGCAAATCAGCGCTGCCATTGATTCTGTCGGCGGTGAAGACAGTGGCAATCTGTTATCGCTACTCGGTCATGGTGGTGTATTTGCGGTATTTGGCGCGATGTCAGGCAAGCCGATGGTGCTTAATCCGACTGATATGATCTTTAAGCAAGCGATTCTAAAAGGGTTTTGGGGCAGTAAGCTTAGTCAAGAGATGAGCGTAGAAAATAAGCAACGCTTGGTTGATGAGCTGATTGATCGTGCGGTTAGTGGTCAATTAAAACTACCAACGGAAGCGACGTTTGATTTAGCGGATATCTTAAAAGCGGTTGATGGAAAAATGCAGGCTGAGAAGAAAGGTAAGGTGTTGTTGAAGCCTTAG